A region of the Geomonas subterranea genome:
GTAGCGCCTCTATGGCGCGGCTTTCAGGATCTGCAGCACGAACCTCCAGTATCTCGCAACGCTTTCGATGTAGACCCTTTCATCAGGCGAGTGCACCTTCTCCATGTTGGGCCCGAAAGAGACCATGTCCATCCCCGGAATGCGCTCTCCGATGATGCCGCATTCGAGACCCGCATGGATCGCCTTCACCTCGGGTTCCGTGCCGTAAAGATCGCGGTAGCACCTTTGCGCGAGCTTCAATAGCGGCGAATCGATGTTCGGCTGCCACCCCGGGTACCCCTCGCTCACCTCGACCACGGCACCACCCATTTCCAGGATGGACTGCACCGTGTCGACCACCTCGGTCAGGCGGGACGCGCTGGAGCTGCGCTGGCTGGTGATCAGGACCACTTCGTCCTGTTCCGTGTTGATCACGGAGACGTTGGTGGAAGTCTCGACCAGCCCCGGGATCTCCGCGCTCATGCGTTGCACGCCACTGGGGAGGGCGGAGATGGTCTTCAGCACCTGCCGCTGCAGGTGCGGCTCCATCACCGTCGCCGGCCCCGCCTCGCACGGCTCCAGGGTCAGTCGCACGCCGGGATCTACCGCCGGCAGCTCCGCGACGAATACCGCCGCCAGTTCCTCCACCACCGCCCGCGCCCCTGCCACCAGCTCCGGCGCCAGGTACATCACCGCGCTGCACTCCCTCGGGATGGCGTTTCTCATGTTGCCGCCGTCGATGGCAGCGATCCTTCCCCCCAGCCCTGCCAGCGGCGTGAGCGCCCGGCTCAGCAGCTTGATGGCGTTGCCGAGCCCCTTGTCGATCTCGAGGCCTGAATGCCCTCCCTTCAGCCCCTTCACCGCGACACGAACCGGCACGGCGCCTGCGGGGACCGGCTCCCTCACCAGGGGCCACCTCCCCACGGTGTCCTTGCCGCCGGCGCAGCCGATGTAAAGGGCCCCCTCTTCTTCCGAGTCCAGGTTCAAAAGGGACCTGCTCGCCACGAGCCCCGGGGTGAGGTTCTTCGCCCCGCGCAGGCCGGTTTCCTCCTCCACGGTAAAGAGGAGTTCCAGCGGTCCGTGCTCGATGCTTCCATCCTCCATGATGGCGAGGGAAGTGGCCACACCGATGCCGTTGTCGGCGCCCAGGGTGGTCCCGTTGGCGGTCAGCACCTCGCCATGGCGCACCAGTTCAATGGGATCCTTCAGAAAGTCGTGCATCTTGTCCGCGTTCTTCTCGCACACCATGTCCAGGTGGGACTGCAGGCAGATGCTGCGAACCCGCTCCTTCCCCGGAGTGGCCGGAAGTCTCACCACGATGTTTCCGCAGTCATCCTTGGCCCGCTCCAGGCCCAGTTGCCCGGCACGCTCCAGGATGTATCCGCCGATCCGGTCCTCGTGCCCCGACGGTCTGGGAATTGCGGATATCGCCGCG
Encoded here:
- a CDS encoding aminoacyl-histidine dipeptidase, producing MTDAIGGIEPQVFWNCFAAISAIPRPSGHEDRIGGYILERAGQLGLERAKDDCGNIVVRLPATPGKERVRSICLQSHLDMVCEKNADKMHDFLKDPIELVRHGEVLTANGTTLGADNGIGVATSLAIMEDGSIEHGPLELLFTVEEETGLRGAKNLTPGLVASRSLLNLDSEEEGALYIGCAGGKDTVGRWPLVREPVPAGAVPVRVAVKGLKGGHSGLEIDKGLGNAIKLLSRALTPLAGLGGRIAAIDGGNMRNAIPRECSAVMYLAPELVAGARAVVEELAAVFVAELPAVDPGVRLTLEPCEAGPATVMEPHLQRQVLKTISALPSGVQRMSAEIPGLVETSTNVSVINTEQDEVVLITSQRSSSASRLTEVVDTVQSILEMGGAVVEVSEGYPGWQPNIDSPLLKLAQRCYRDLYGTEPEVKAIHAGLECGIIGERIPGMDMVSFGPNMEKVHSPDERVYIESVARYWRFVLQILKAAP